A window of Phycisphaerales bacterium contains these coding sequences:
- a CDS encoding glycosyltransferase — MKILHVCTSIDPRTGGPANVLARLARVQAEKCGHEVHIITADDPARVRDVSAGLGGARLAAGGPARGPLAKGPRTAALLDERLAAGVDLVHIHGLWQHAPHAAAAKARKAGVPYIFRPCGMLDPWSLNQGRIKKRLFLTLVARRHLNHAAALHFTTETERRLVAPLGLAPAAHVIPNGLDWTEFETLPPRGAFRAAHGIGDRPLVMFLSRVHHKKGLDLLLPAFALLANRQAMLAIIGPGEPEYVEQLQAQARQLGMADRVLFPGMIGGRARLEALHDADLFCLPSYQENFGVSVIEALGVGTPVLISDQVNIHDEVAAAGVGEVVPCRVEPLAARLEAMFADRSALAEMGARARPWVERTFRWDVIAGKIDAMYAEVVRA, encoded by the coding sequence ATGAAGATTCTGCACGTCTGCACTTCGATCGACCCGCGAACCGGCGGCCCGGCCAATGTGCTGGCCCGGCTGGCGCGCGTGCAGGCGGAGAAGTGCGGCCATGAGGTGCACATCATCACCGCCGACGACCCGGCGCGCGTGCGAGATGTGTCGGCCGGCCTCGGCGGCGCTCGGCTCGCAGCGGGGGGCCCGGCGCGCGGCCCGCTCGCCAAGGGGCCGCGCACGGCCGCGCTTCTCGACGAGCGCCTCGCCGCCGGGGTCGATCTCGTGCACATCCACGGGCTCTGGCAGCACGCCCCGCACGCCGCGGCGGCCAAGGCGCGCAAGGCCGGCGTGCCCTACATCTTCCGGCCCTGCGGCATGCTTGATCCGTGGTCGCTCAATCAGGGGCGAATCAAAAAAAGACTATTCCTGACGCTCGTCGCGCGCCGGCATCTGAACCATGCCGCGGCGCTGCACTTCACCACGGAAACCGAGCGCCGCCTCGTCGCGCCACTCGGCCTCGCCCCGGCTGCGCATGTCATTCCCAACGGACTCGACTGGACGGAGTTCGAGACGCTGCCGCCGCGCGGCGCGTTTCGCGCAGCGCACGGCATCGGCGATCGGCCGCTGGTCATGTTCCTCAGCCGCGTGCATCACAAGAAGGGCCTCGATCTGTTGCTGCCGGCCTTTGCGCTGCTCGCGAATCGCCAGGCGATGCTCGCGATCATCGGGCCAGGCGAGCCGGAGTACGTCGAGCAATTGCAGGCTCAGGCGCGGCAACTGGGTATGGCCGATCGCGTACTCTTCCCGGGAATGATCGGCGGGCGCGCCCGGCTCGAGGCGCTGCACGATGCGGACCTCTTCTGCCTGCCCAGTTATCAGGAGAACTTCGGCGTGTCGGTCATCGAAGCGCTGGGCGTCGGCACGCCGGTGCTCATCTCAGATCAGGTCAACATCCACGACGAGGTGGCCGCGGCGGGGGTGGGGGAAGTTGTGCCCTGTCGCGTCGAGCCGCTTGCCGCGAGGCTCGAAGCCATGTTCGCCGACCGAAGCGCTCTGGCGGAGATGGGCGCGCGGGCCCGGCCGTGGGTGGAGCGCACGTTCCGCTGGGATGTGATCGCGGGGAAGATTGACGCGATGTACGCCGAGGTGGTGCGCGCGTAG
- a CDS encoding endonuclease/exonuclease/phosphatase family protein: MADREEKVDRGAAPRRSARSRVCSALWWLWLTVLALAALSRFFAALAWPIDLLANVSYFAFIPALITALAAAVRRRWLAAAAAVMLALIAAWPVRWMLINPNAAAAPGSGADGHVVRVLEANVHGSHAALDGLITLIEQVQPDVVVAIEVQPGLEAYLADNEAVKAILPFAIGPERGMLWRDMMLSRHPMHRLHFDGDDQRYQHLFAYRRSCFIEDPQGRYLLTAMHPPSPREAASWMRGNEWTSLLAEVCQEHILPTGVPVVIGGDYNTTPGGYRHRIMLSRSGLVPSDRLGGIEGTWPSDWPGPARLTLDRVWVSPGVRLLSREVLDDIGSDHRPILVTLSLPTPPVRNEVENGR; this comes from the coding sequence GTGGCTGACCGTGAAGAAAAAGTAGACCGCGGCGCGGCTCCGCGACGCTCGGCCCGAAGCCGCGTGTGCAGCGCGCTGTGGTGGCTGTGGCTCACCGTGCTGGCGCTGGCGGCGCTGAGCCGGTTCTTTGCCGCGCTTGCCTGGCCGATCGATCTGCTGGCCAACGTGAGTTACTTCGCATTCATCCCCGCTCTGATCACGGCTCTGGCGGCGGCGGTCAGGCGGCGCTGGCTGGCGGCTGCGGCGGCGGTCATGCTCGCGCTCATTGCCGCGTGGCCCGTGCGCTGGATGCTGATCAATCCGAACGCGGCCGCGGCGCCCGGCAGTGGGGCAGACGGCCACGTGGTTCGCGTGCTCGAAGCGAATGTGCACGGCAGCCATGCGGCGCTCGACGGGCTCATCACCCTCATCGAGCAGGTCCAGCCCGACGTCGTCGTCGCCATCGAAGTGCAGCCGGGCCTCGAAGCCTACCTGGCTGACAACGAAGCCGTCAAAGCCATTCTCCCGTTCGCGATCGGGCCTGAGCGCGGCATGTTGTGGCGCGACATGATGCTCAGCCGCCATCCGATGCACCGCCTGCACTTCGACGGCGACGATCAGCGCTACCAGCACCTCTTCGCCTACCGCCGTTCGTGCTTCATCGAAGACCCGCAGGGGCGCTATCTCCTGACGGCGATGCACCCGCCCAGCCCGCGCGAAGCGGCGTCGTGGATGCGCGGCAACGAGTGGACCTCGTTGCTGGCCGAAGTCTGCCAAGAGCACATACTGCCCACCGGCGTGCCCGTGGTCATCGGCGGCGATTACAACACGACGCCAGGTGGTTACCGCCATCGCATCATGCTCAGCCGCAGCGGGCTCGTTCCCTCCGACAGGCTCGGTGGAATCGAAGGCACGTGGCCCAGCGACTGGCCCGGGCCGGCGCGGCTGACGCTCGATCGCGTGTGGGTGTCGCCTGGTGTGCGGCTTCTTTCGCGCGAAGTGCTCGATGACATCGGCTCAGACCATCGGCCGATCCTGGTCACGCTTTCGCTGCCCACGCCGCCGGTCCGCAATGAGGTTGAGAATGGTCGATAG
- the thiD gene encoding bifunctional hydroxymethylpyrimidine kinase/phosphomethylpyrimidine kinase codes for MAEERTTPGMKAALSIAGSDSSGGAGLQAHLKTWAAMNVFGCSVVTAITAQNTRGVQRVEHVAADLVEDQIESVVGDIDCQSTVTGMIGTVAIADAVAKAIKRHQLQPLVADPVMVSKSGAKLVDDAVARSVAEKIFRFAAIVTPNRVEAARLLGGQNCNTIAEGMAAAKQIAKKFGCHAVVVTGFERPGPTPDSPPEMVDAFWTGEETVELVAEKRQGGNTHGAGCTFAGAIAGGLTLGKPLNDAVEQARNIVSEAIRQNINIGQGNGPVNHLAWLTVKKK; via the coding sequence GTGGCCGAAGAACGCACAACCCCGGGAATGAAAGCGGCGCTGTCCATCGCCGGAAGTGACAGCAGCGGCGGCGCCGGCCTGCAGGCGCACCTCAAGACCTGGGCCGCGATGAACGTCTTCGGCTGCTCGGTGGTCACCGCCATCACCGCTCAGAACACGCGCGGCGTGCAGCGCGTCGAACACGTCGCCGCTGATCTCGTCGAAGATCAGATCGAGTCCGTCGTTGGCGACATCGACTGTCAGTCCACCGTCACGGGCATGATCGGCACCGTCGCGATCGCCGACGCCGTCGCCAAGGCGATCAAGCGGCATCAGCTGCAGCCGCTCGTGGCCGATCCGGTCATGGTCAGCAAGTCGGGCGCGAAACTGGTTGACGACGCCGTGGCCCGGTCCGTGGCGGAGAAGATCTTCCGATTCGCCGCAATCGTCACTCCCAACCGCGTCGAGGCGGCGCGGCTGCTGGGCGGGCAGAACTGCAACACGATCGCCGAAGGCATGGCGGCCGCGAAACAGATCGCCAAAAAATTCGGCTGCCACGCCGTGGTCGTGACCGGATTCGAGCGGCCCGGCCCCACGCCTGACAGCCCGCCGGAAATGGTCGATGCATTCTGGACCGGTGAAGAGACGGTCGAACTGGTGGCCGAAAAGCGGCAGGGCGGCAACACGCACGGCGCCGGCTGCACCTTCGCCGGGGCCATCGCCGGCGGCCTCACCCTCGGCAAGCCGCTCAACGACGCCGTCGAGCAGGCTCGGAATATCGTCAGCGAAGCGATTCGCCAGAACATCAACATTGGCCAGGGCAATGGGCCGGTCAATCATCTGGCGTGGCTGACCGTGAAGAAAAAGTAG
- a CDS encoding glycosyltransferase family 4 protein translates to MRIGIYASMLASEIGHEHNVSGHIQVPAHSARLLHQAGHEVHLITNEFGPQHTFPAMMPRDLHTHFVTDARVRPEKMRGARSTDGVRPGALLRQVAQIRRIVRRQRLDVLHLFGFMRTAQLGGALAASAMRTPVVATVLNGEVSRSGGRAGRWLLRRLGAVCSATAYVARRYESLGLAVTQIRHGVIRDLRTEEGFSAAAPRNRVLFWRDANEMNGGDLSLAAFDALAPRFPQFTFTMAIRPAWNEVPGIDELPRRHPNVHIHRFPYEPGMSLARLMSESLLVVLPFRKLSVEPQFAIAESLASGVAVVASDVQSNPELIESGITGETAPAGDAEALTRAIERLLSHPERLAAMGKAAAERFAQQWNWSNYVSELEALYGRIIRH, encoded by the coding sequence ACGAGCACAACGTCTCGGGTCACATCCAGGTGCCGGCGCATTCGGCCCGCCTCCTGCACCAGGCCGGCCACGAAGTACACCTGATCACGAATGAGTTCGGGCCCCAGCACACGTTTCCCGCGATGATGCCGCGGGACCTGCACACGCACTTTGTGACCGATGCGCGCGTGCGGCCGGAGAAGATGCGCGGCGCCCGATCCACCGACGGCGTGCGGCCGGGCGCGCTGCTGCGACAGGTGGCGCAGATCCGGCGCATCGTGCGCCGGCAGCGGCTCGACGTGCTGCACCTCTTCGGCTTCATGCGCACGGCCCAACTCGGCGGCGCGCTCGCGGCCTCGGCGATGCGCACGCCCGTCGTCGCCACGGTGCTCAACGGCGAAGTCAGCAGGAGCGGCGGCCGGGCCGGACGCTGGCTCCTGCGCCGACTTGGCGCCGTTTGCTCCGCCACCGCGTACGTGGCCCGGCGGTACGAAAGCCTCGGGCTGGCGGTCACGCAGATTCGCCACGGCGTCATTCGCGACCTGCGGACCGAAGAGGGCTTCAGTGCGGCCGCACCTCGCAACCGCGTACTCTTCTGGCGCGACGCCAACGAGATGAACGGGGGCGATCTCAGCCTGGCTGCATTCGACGCGCTGGCGCCCAGGTTCCCTCAGTTCACGTTCACGATGGCGATTCGCCCGGCGTGGAACGAAGTGCCGGGTATTGACGAGCTGCCTCGCCGACATCCCAACGTGCACATCCACCGCTTCCCCTACGAGCCGGGCATGAGCCTGGCCCGACTCATGAGTGAGTCGCTGCTGGTGGTGCTGCCGTTTCGCAAGTTGTCGGTCGAGCCGCAGTTTGCCATCGCAGAGAGTCTGGCGTCAGGCGTGGCGGTCGTCGCATCGGACGTGCAGTCGAACCCCGAACTCATCGAGAGCGGCATCACCGGCGAGACGGCGCCCGCCGGCGACGCCGAGGCGCTGACCCGGGCGATCGAGCGTCTGCTCTCCCACCCCGAGCGGCTGGCGGCGATGGGTAAGGCCGCCGCCGAACGTTTTGCTCAGCAGTGGAACTGGTCCAACTACGTGAGTGAGCTCGAGGCCCTCTACGGGCGCATCATCCGGCATTGA